The genomic interval GGGCAAAACCTTATTACCGAGCAGAACAGCCCCAGTTAAGCCAACTATAAGAGCCACTATGGTCATCACAGCGTCTATCAAGCCAACAGTTGCCACTCCAAAGCTCGCAATATGGGGACTTCTGGCAGCATTACACCTCTGATAGAAGGAGGGATTAGCCCAGAAGGGAAAAGTAAAAACTATAAAAAAGGAGAATATATCCCAGGAAGAAAAGGCAGGTGGATAGGAAGAGGCTACTCTTTCTAAAGTATCCCAACCTCCAACTGCCCTTAGACTAAATATAACAACTATGGATAAACCTATAATAACAAGAAAAAACTGCGCTATATCGGTTTCAACAACCTTCTTAAAACCACCAAGCAGGGTATAAAAAACAGTTATAATGAGCACAATAAGTGCTCCATAGATAAAGGGAACGCCCAGCATAACTTTCATTATATGTCCTGCAGCCATGACGTTAGTGGCTATAAGCGTAACGCTATACAGCAAAACGAAAAGGGAAGATATCACAGAAACCAGCTCACCGTAGGCCTTCTCTATAACTCCGCCAACGGTAAAACCGCCTTCTATAAGATTTATCTTTCTGGCAAATATTATCGAAAAGGTATATACACCGATAGATGTGGGAATAGCTATCCAAAGCGCATCATAACCGAGCATGTAGCAATACCCTGTAAAGCCGAGTATTAT from Synergistota bacterium carries:
- a CDS encoding sodium:solute symporter family protein yields the protein MASLAFYLVFLSLIGLWRAREADSFKSYFLSDRRLGMLETSLTLMSTWVDSAIILGFTGYCYMLGYDALWIAIPTSIGVYTFSIIFARKINLIEGGFTVGGVIEKAYGELVSVISSLFVLLYSVTLIATNVMAAGHIMKVMLGVPFIYGALIVLIITVFYTLLGGFKKVVETDIAQFFLVIIGLSIVVIFSLRAVGGWDTLERVASSYPPAFSSWDIFSFFIVFTFPFWANPSFYQRCNAARSPHIASFGVATVGLIDAVMTIVALIVGLTGAVLLGNKVLPDAVFPKVVEAVLPPGVRDLVVIAILSAVMSTADSYLLIAGGVIAHDILRPLRFHLMDEAKLSKLGVLVSACLSFLSAFWFSNIIEAAIFAFSLFVSSSLIPLIGAFYFKDGRDHVLPVVLSMIGGGGAVLFWKILKLGDTSMSVLYGLAVSGGIWFLSILLRKVFKNMCF